From the genome of Dryobates pubescens isolate bDryPub1 chromosome 5, bDryPub1.pri, whole genome shotgun sequence, one region includes:
- the LOC104302471 gene encoding signal recognition particle subunit SRP54 isoform X1: MVLADLGRKITSALRSLSNATIINEEVLNAMLKEVCTALLEADVNIKLVKQLRENVKSAIDLEEMASGLNKRKMIQHAVFKELVKLVDPGVKAWTPTKGKQNIIMFVGLQGSGKTTTCSKLAYFYQRKGWKTCLICADTYRAGAFDQLKQNATKARIPFYGSYTEMDPVIIASEGVEKFKNENFEIIIVDTSGRHKQEDSLFEEMLQVANAIQPDNIVYVMDASIGQACEAQAKAFKDKVDVASVIVTKLDGHAKGGGALSAVAATKSPIIFIGTGEHIDDFEPFKTQPFISKLLGMGDIEGLIDKVNELKLDDNEALIEKLKHGQFTLRDMYEQFQNIMKMGPFSQILGMIPGFGTDFMSKGNEQESMARLKKLMTIMDSMNDQELDSTDGAKVFSKQPGRIQRVARGSGVSTRDVQELLTQYTKFAQMVKKMGGIKGLFKGGDMSKNVNPSQLAKLNQQMAKMMDPRVLHHMGGMAGLQSMMRQFQQGAAGNMKGMMGFNNM; the protein is encoded by the exons ATGGTTCTAGCAGATCTTGGAAGAAAAATAACTTCAGCATTACGCTCCCTGAGCAATGCTACGATTATCAATGAAGAG GTTTTAAATGCTATGTTAAAAGAAGTATGTACAGCATTACTGGAAGCTGATGTTAACATTAAACTTGTGAAGCAACTCAGAGAAAATGTCAA GTCAGCAATTGATCTTGAAGAAATGGCATCTGGCCttaacaaaaggaaaatgattCAGCATGCTGTCTTTAAGGAACTTGTTAAG CTTGTAGATCCTGGAGTCAAAGCATGGACACCCaccaaaggaaagcagaatATTATAATGTTTGTTGGTTTGCAAGGAAGTGGTAAAACAACAACTTGTTCCAAG TTAGCCTACTTCTATCAAAGGAAAGGTTGGAAGACATGTTTAATATGTGCAGACACATACAGAGCAG GTGCTTTTGACCAGTTAAAGCAGAATGCCACAAAAGCAAGAATTCCATTTTATGGGAG TTATACAGAAATGGATCCTGTAATTATTGCCTCAGAAGGTGTTGAGAAATTTAAGAATGAAAACTTTGAAATAATAATTGTTGATACAAGTGGACGTCACAAACAGGAAGACTCTTTGTTTGAAGAGATGTTGCAAGTTGCTAATGCCATA CAACCAGATAACATTGTTTATGTGATGGATGCTTCCATTGGCCAAGCTTGTGAAGCTCAAGCTAAAGCCTTCAAGGACAAAGTAGATGTAGCTTCTGTTATCGTTACTAAGCTGGATGGACATGCCAAAGGAGGTGGAGCTCTTAGTGC AGTTGCTGCCACAAAGAGCCCTATTATTTTTATTGGAACTGGTGAACACATAGATGACTTTGAGCCCTTTAAAACACAGCCTTTCATCAGCAAACTTCTTG gtaTGGGTGATATTGAAGGATTGATAGACAAAGTAAATgagttgaaactggatgataaTGAAGCACTCATAGAAAAGCTCAAACATG GTCAATTTACATTAAGAGATATGTATGAACAATTCCAAAACATCATGAAAATGGGACCGTTCAGTCAGATCTTG GGTATGATCCCTGGCTTTGGCACTGACTTCATGAGTAAAGGCAATGAACAGGAATCAATGGCAAGGCTAAAGAAACTGATGACTATAATGGACAGTATGAATGACCAAG AACTTGACAGTACAGACGGTGCCAAAGTATTCAGTAAGCAGCCAGGAAGAATCCAAAGAGTAGCAAGAGGTTCAGGTGTTTCTACAAGAGATGTTCAGGAGCTTTTGACCCAATATACTAAGTTTGCACAGATGGTGAAAAAGATGGGAGGCATCAAAGGGCTTTTCAAAG gtGGTGATATGTCAAAGAATGTAAACCCATCGCAGTTGGCCAAACTGAACCAGCAGATGGCAAAGATGATGGATCCAAGAGTTCTTCATCATATGG GTGGCATGGCAGGGTTGCAGTCAATGATGAGACAATTTCaacaaggtgctgctgggaatATGAAAGGCATGATGGGATTCAATAATATGTAA